A region of the Desulfobacter postgatei 2ac9 genome:
CCACCGGCCTCGGTGACCCCCACATGAAGAGGCACGTCGGTCAACGGTGAAAGCTGCCGGTAAGCCTCCACGGTGCGCGCCACATCCGAAGCTTTCAGGGATACCTTAATATCATAAAACCCCAGATCCTCAAGAATCCGAATATTGGCAAGGGCACTTTCCACCATGCCCCTGGCTGTGACACCGTATTGTTTCTCAATCTCTTTTTCCAAAGATCCGCCGTTTACCCCGATGCGGATGGGAAGCTTGTGGGCCTTGGCACAGTCCACCACTGCTTTTATTTTGTCGGCCGTGCCGATATTGCCTGGATTGATCCGCAGTCCATCCACACCGGATTCGGCCGAAGCAATAGCCAGACGCCAGTCAAAATGGATGTCGGCAATCAAGGGGATGTGAATCTGCGCTTTAATTTTTTTTAACGCCTTGGCCGCTTCCATATCCGGCACAGCTGCCCGGACAATTTCGCACCCGGCCTTTTCCAGGGACAATATCTGATTTACAGTGGCTTGCACATCCTGGGTCTGGGTGTTGGTCATAGACTGAACCGAGACCGGGGCATCGGAGCCCACAGGTTGTGATCCCACATTTATCTGCCGGGTTTTCCGGCGTTCTTTGAGCAGCGACATAAAAAAACCCTTCCTTATTTTAAAAAAGCAACTGCCTGCATCGCAGTTTTTCAGATGCAGGCATGTTTTTATAATCAATCCATTATCATACCGGGACCGGTTTTTTCAAGATATTGATGCCGGGCCAAAGGCCGGTATAACACCAACAGAATCTTTAAGCCCCCATCATGTCGGGGCAAATTTAACTTCTCCCT
Encoded here:
- the ispG gene encoding flavodoxin-dependent (E)-4-hydroxy-3-methylbut-2-enyl-diphosphate synthase, with product MSLLKERRKTRQINVGSQPVGSDAPVSVQSMTNTQTQDVQATVNQILSLEKAGCEIVRAAVPDMEAAKALKKIKAQIHIPLIADIHFDWRLAIASAESGVDGLRINPGNIGTADKIKAVVDCAKAHKLPIRIGVNGGSLEKEIEKQYGVTARGMVESALANIRILEDLGFYDIKVSLKASDVARTVEAYRQLSPLTDVPLHVGVTEAGGLYAGITKSAIGIGMLLSEGIGDTIRVSLTRDPVEEIRTGFEILRALGLRQRGPELISCPTCGRCKINLFKIAEQVEKALLERSARIKVAIMGCVVNGPGEAKEADIGIAGGDGNGILFKKGKVIRKIDQAYLVDELIKEIDAMTLKAEEVNGKES